One genomic segment of Musa acuminata AAA Group cultivar baxijiao chromosome BXJ3-3, Cavendish_Baxijiao_AAA, whole genome shotgun sequence includes these proteins:
- the LOC135634308 gene encoding uncharacterized protein LOC135634308: protein MMSVISSHPQNLPLRVFDSSIKSRVSKIQCLGYSGTELPPGGTPSAKHQQLISIHGRTRCSRLVIVRAVSDEAESNSSDDDEKDPETKKEEVNGGLSRDYLERIIGIDDSTFSGTDLATLIRKKYGRSYDVQLIKKEFMGRNLLAMNVMWKYMEQRSFPLTEEEYILRLDDIANTLKCWGAVSHIRNSLAKSKERPRIGKSASS from the exons ATGATGAGTGTCATCTCGAGCCATCCTCAAAATTTACCACTTCGAGTCTTTGACAGTTCCATAAAGAGCAGAGTAAGTAAAATACAATGTTTGGGATATTCAGGCACAGAGTTGCCTCCTGGAGGGACACCAAGTGCTAAACATCAACAACTCATTAGTATCCATGGAAGAACACGATGTTCTAGGCTGGTTATTGTAAGAGCAGTCAGCGATGAAGCAGAATCAAACAGCTCTGATGATGATGAGAAGGACCCGGAAACTAAAAAGGAAGAG GTTAACGGTGGGTTATCCCGTGATTATTTGGAGCGAATAATTGGAATAGATGATTCAACTTTTAGTGGAACGGATCTTGCAACTCTAATCAGGAAAAAGTATGGTAGATCATATGATGTCCAACTAATTAAGAAG GAATTTATGGGACGAAACTTGCTGGCAATGAATGTCATGTGGAAATACATGGAGCAG AGATCCTTTCCCTTGACTGAAGAGGAGTATATATTGAGACTTGATGACATAGCAAATACGTTGAAGTGTTGGGGAGCTGTCTCACATATTCGGAATAGCCTTGCTAAATCGAAGGAACGTCCTCGAATAGGAAAA TCAGCATCTTCATAG
- the LOC135583505 gene encoding BTB/POZ domain-containing protein At3g19850-like — MQELCDLKVHVNEQHTFLLHQRVICSFSGKLKEMVSQERQRSQPKGSGVGIMEFPGGACGFELVSRFCYNNGSIAMTPSNICLLHCSAILLEMTEDVSSCNLLRQTETFLDGVFHWTWNDVLTALKSCEPFFPTADSCGLLQKLVSSLLAKIAANSEMMPLLSATPFPSSSSSSSSPDTSGFRCSSSTKTPEPMKPCSNREWWFDDLTILAPSTIEKIMKTLGAYGTDNKNLVLTRFLLHYLKTVVQRPCSGVGCGNLGHCKEEYGGLADTAVHGVALMGRTAFSCRGLFWVLRVVSGLGLSKECRQKLERLMGLVLDQATLDDLLVSGHDGGVYDVNLVLRLVRIFVSTEEGGGASSQRMKKVGRLTDKYLGEISPDQSLKVSKFLEVAESLPDSARDCFDGVYRALDIYLESHPTLSTEERTRLCGCLNYEKLTLEACKDLAKNPRVPPGVAVQALVSQHSKLIIGTDVAEPSRTPAASPESPHEKQQLKLSLQRMQCRVKELEKACRNMKGQMSKMVKTKSMNHSNRGMPRLC; from the exons ATGCAGGAACTCTGTGATCTCAAGGTTCATGTCAATGAGCAGCACACCTTCCTCCTTCATCAG AGAGTCATATGTTCCTTCTCGGGCAAGCTGAAGGAGATGGTGAGCCAAGAGAGGCAGAGAAGCCAGCCAAAGGGCTCAGGAGTTGGGATAATGGAGTTTCCAGGAGGAGCATGTGGTTTTGAGCTGGTGTCCAGATTCTGCTACAACAATGGGAGCATCGCCATGACGCCATCCAACATCTGTCTCCTCCACTGCTCCGCCATTCTTCTTGAGATGACTGAAGATGTCTCCTCCTGCAATCTTTTGAGGCAGACGGAGACCTTCTTGGATGGAGTGTTCCACTGGACATGGAATGACGTCCTAACAGCTTTGAAGAGCTGTGAGCCCTTCTTCCCAACTGCCGACTCCTGTGGCCTACTCCAGAAGCTCGTCTCATCCCTCCTGGCAAAGATAGCGGCCAATTCAGAGATGATGCCACTCCTGTCGGCAACGCCATTTCCgtcatcttcatcttcttcctcctcgcctGATACCTCTGGTTTCAGGTGCTCCTCATCTACCAAGACCCCCGAGCCGATGAAGCCTTGTTCCAACAGGGAATGGTGGTTCGATGACCTCACCATCTTGGCACCCAGCACCATAGAAAAGATCATGAAGACCCTCGGAGCTTATGGTACTGACAACAAGAACCTCGTCCTGACCAGGTTTCTCTTGCATTACCTCAAGACGGTGGTCCAGAGGCCATGCTCTGGCGTCGGATGCGGGAACCTTGGTCACTGTAAGGAAGAGTACGGTGGTCTTGCCGACACTGCAGTCCATGGAGTGGCGCTGATGGGAAGAACAGCTTTCTCCTGCAGAGGACTGTTCTGGGTGCTGAGGGTGGTCTCAGGCCTGGGCCTCAGCAAGGAATGCAGGCAGAAGCTGGAGAGGCTGATGGGACTCGTGCTCGACCAGGCTACACTGGATGATCTCTTGGTGTCAGGGCACGATGGAGGTGTCTATGATGTCAACCTGGTGCTGAGGTTGGTTAGAATATTCGTGAGCACCGAGGAGGGTGGTGGCGCCTCCTCGCAGAGGATGAAGAAGGTAGGGAGGTTGACCGACAAGTACCTGGGGGAGATCTCTCCTGACCAGAGCTTGAAGGTATCCAAGTTTCTCGAGGTGGCTGAGAGCCTCCCGGATTCAGCTCGAGACTGCTTTGATGGAGTCTACAGAGCTTTGGACATCTACCTCGAG TCACACCCAACGCTCTCCACCGAGGAGCGGACAAGGCTGTGCGGATGCCTCAACTACGAGAAGCTCACACTCGAGGCCTGCAAGGACCTGGCAAAGAACCCACGGGTGCCGCCGGGAGTCGCCGTCCAAGCGCTGGTCTCGCAGCACTCCAAGTTGATCATCGGAACCGACGTGGCCGAACCGTCGCGGACGCCGGCCGCCTCCCCGGAGTCGCCGCATGAGAAGCAGCAGCTCAAGCTCAGCCTTCAAAGGATGCAGTGCAGGGTGAAGGAACTGGAGAAGGCGTGCAGGAACATGAAGGGCCAGATGTCGAAGATGGTGAAGACCAAGTCCATGAACCACAGCAACAGAGGAATGCCAAGGCTCTGTTGA